Proteins co-encoded in one Melanotaenia boesemani isolate fMelBoe1 chromosome 23, fMelBoe1.pri, whole genome shotgun sequence genomic window:
- the fbxo7 gene encoding F-box only protein 7 isoform X1: protein MKLRVRINRQTSKVELVSEEPSLTELKDLIKQMLLSSHGLSANTDFSLSLNGSELLSDLDQTLASCGIISGDLICVLLPQPLAAAVAPSDPTINSTNTTTNSQQTASQTTGQQVLDQLMSGTEPQQTPEMEDSGLPPPVWEPMLCSEVEDGQAPLSLDLLYHTARTTSPNDAIMVAAHLLMLETGFAPQGCEVKAGEMPAGWRSASGVYRLQYTHPLCENSLASVVGVGMGPLLVVNATLKVTETIDSVQKLQLNVSSYVTNEWPGGSAAAAFKDLKKLSRIFKDQLAYPLIAAAREAMALPVAFGLPVLPPELLLRVLRLLDARSVVRLSAASRHFNTAAADSTLWRHLYRRDFPDPDGSRSRDTDWKELYKKTYQSRSRLRHVLHHHPHLPLPYRDIITTPRPFIPPIPGIIGGEYDQRPTLPYSLLPRPRYDPIGPIADPGGRPLRRPPLGGRADVRRGFI, encoded by the exons ATGAAGCTGCGAGTTCGGATCAACCGGCAGACCAGCAAGGTGGAGCTGGTGTCAGAAGAACCCAGTCTGACTGAACTCAAAGATCTCATCAAGCAGATGCTGCTGTCCTCTCATGGACTCAG TGCCAACACAGACTTCAGTTTGTCTCTGAACGGGTCGGAGCTCCTGTCAGACTTGGATCAGACTCTGGCATCTTGTGGCATCATCTCAGGTGATCTGATCTGTGTCCTGCTTCCACAGCCTCTGGCCGCTGCAGTTGCACCCTCAGACCCGACCATCAACTCCACCAACACAACCACTAACAGTCAGCAGACTGCCAGCCAAACCACTGGTCAG CAGGTCCTGGATCAGCTGATGAGTGGCACCGAGCCCCAACAGACCCCAGAGATGGAGGATTCTGGGCTGCCGCCACCCGTCTGGGAGCCCATGCTGTGCAGCGAGGTGGAGGACGGTCAGGCTCCGCTCTCTCTGGACCTCCTCTATCACACGGCCCGGACCACCAGCCCAAACGACGCCATCATGGTGGCCGCGCACCTCCTCATGCTGGAGACGGGGTTCGCTCCGCAG GGCTGCGAGGTGAAGGCCGGGGAGATGCCTGCAGGGTGGAGGTCTGCATCCGGAGTCTACAGGCTACAGTACACTCATCCTCTGTGTGAGAACAGCCTGGCCTCGGTGGTGGGCGTCGGCATGGGACCCCTGCTGGTCGTCAACG CGACCCTGAAGGTGACAGAAACCATCGATTCAGTCCAAAAACTGCAGCTGAACGTGTCCAGCTACGTGACCAACGAGTGGCCAG GAGGAAGTGCAGCTGCAGCCTTCAAAGATCTGAAGAAACTGTCTCGGATCTTCAAAGACCAGCTAGCGTACCCGCTGATTGCCGCCGCCAGAGAAG CCATGGCTCTGCCGGTGGCGTTCGGCCTGCCGGTTCTTCCTCCGGAGCTCCTCCTCCGAGTCCTCCGGCTGTTGGACGCCCGCTCGGTGGTCAGACTGTCGGCGGCCAGCCGCCACTTCAACACCGCCGCCGCGGACTCCACGCTGTGGAGACACCTGTACCGCCGGGACTTCCCAG atCCAGATGGCAGCAGGTCCAGAGACACCGACTGGAAGGAG CTCTACAAAAAGACCTATCAGAGCCGCTCTAGGCTCCGCCATGTGCTCCATCATCACCCCCACTTACCGTTACCTTACCGGGACATCATCACGACGCCCCGCCCCTTCATCCCTCCAATACCAGGAATCATCGGGGGAGAGTACGACCAAAGACCGACTCTTCCCTACAGCCTGCTGCCCCGCCCCCGCTATGACCCCATCGGCCCGATTGCAGATCCCGGCGGACGGCCCCTGCGCAGACCGCCGCTGGGAGGACGAGCAGACGTCCGGCGAGGATTCATCTGA
- the fbxo7 gene encoding F-box only protein 7 isoform X2, with the protein MKLRVRINRQTSKVELVSEEPSLTELKDLIKQMLLSSHGLSANTDFSLSLNGSELLSDLDQTLASCGIISGDLICVLLPQPLAAAVAPSDPTINSTNTTTNSQQTASQTTGQVLDQLMSGTEPQQTPEMEDSGLPPPVWEPMLCSEVEDGQAPLSLDLLYHTARTTSPNDAIMVAAHLLMLETGFAPQGCEVKAGEMPAGWRSASGVYRLQYTHPLCENSLASVVGVGMGPLLVVNATLKVTETIDSVQKLQLNVSSYVTNEWPGGSAAAAFKDLKKLSRIFKDQLAYPLIAAAREAMALPVAFGLPVLPPELLLRVLRLLDARSVVRLSAASRHFNTAAADSTLWRHLYRRDFPDPDGSRSRDTDWKELYKKTYQSRSRLRHVLHHHPHLPLPYRDIITTPRPFIPPIPGIIGGEYDQRPTLPYSLLPRPRYDPIGPIADPGGRPLRRPPLGGRADVRRGFI; encoded by the exons ATGAAGCTGCGAGTTCGGATCAACCGGCAGACCAGCAAGGTGGAGCTGGTGTCAGAAGAACCCAGTCTGACTGAACTCAAAGATCTCATCAAGCAGATGCTGCTGTCCTCTCATGGACTCAG TGCCAACACAGACTTCAGTTTGTCTCTGAACGGGTCGGAGCTCCTGTCAGACTTGGATCAGACTCTGGCATCTTGTGGCATCATCTCAGGTGATCTGATCTGTGTCCTGCTTCCACAGCCTCTGGCCGCTGCAGTTGCACCCTCAGACCCGACCATCAACTCCACCAACACAACCACTAACAGTCAGCAGACTGCCAGCCAAACCACTGGTCAG GTCCTGGATCAGCTGATGAGTGGCACCGAGCCCCAACAGACCCCAGAGATGGAGGATTCTGGGCTGCCGCCACCCGTCTGGGAGCCCATGCTGTGCAGCGAGGTGGAGGACGGTCAGGCTCCGCTCTCTCTGGACCTCCTCTATCACACGGCCCGGACCACCAGCCCAAACGACGCCATCATGGTGGCCGCGCACCTCCTCATGCTGGAGACGGGGTTCGCTCCGCAG GGCTGCGAGGTGAAGGCCGGGGAGATGCCTGCAGGGTGGAGGTCTGCATCCGGAGTCTACAGGCTACAGTACACTCATCCTCTGTGTGAGAACAGCCTGGCCTCGGTGGTGGGCGTCGGCATGGGACCCCTGCTGGTCGTCAACG CGACCCTGAAGGTGACAGAAACCATCGATTCAGTCCAAAAACTGCAGCTGAACGTGTCCAGCTACGTGACCAACGAGTGGCCAG GAGGAAGTGCAGCTGCAGCCTTCAAAGATCTGAAGAAACTGTCTCGGATCTTCAAAGACCAGCTAGCGTACCCGCTGATTGCCGCCGCCAGAGAAG CCATGGCTCTGCCGGTGGCGTTCGGCCTGCCGGTTCTTCCTCCGGAGCTCCTCCTCCGAGTCCTCCGGCTGTTGGACGCCCGCTCGGTGGTCAGACTGTCGGCGGCCAGCCGCCACTTCAACACCGCCGCCGCGGACTCCACGCTGTGGAGACACCTGTACCGCCGGGACTTCCCAG atCCAGATGGCAGCAGGTCCAGAGACACCGACTGGAAGGAG CTCTACAAAAAGACCTATCAGAGCCGCTCTAGGCTCCGCCATGTGCTCCATCATCACCCCCACTTACCGTTACCTTACCGGGACATCATCACGACGCCCCGCCCCTTCATCCCTCCAATACCAGGAATCATCGGGGGAGAGTACGACCAAAGACCGACTCTTCCCTACAGCCTGCTGCCCCGCCCCCGCTATGACCCCATCGGCCCGATTGCAGATCCCGGCGGACGGCCCCTGCGCAGACCGCCGCTGGGAGGACGAGCAGACGTCCGGCGAGGATTCATCTGA